The sequence below is a genomic window from Marmota flaviventris isolate mMarFla1 chromosome 9, mMarFla1.hap1, whole genome shotgun sequence.
tgcttacctaccaTGCTTGAGACCTAAGGATTAATCCCCTgcaccaagagaagaaaagaaaaaaaaaggagagagagagactgtccTAGTTAAGGACCTCGACCTGTTTCTTATAATTCCAGAAGGTAAAAATTAAGAAcagtaaaattagggttagtagATAGAAAGGATAGCACAGATAACCGActcaatatcaaaataaaaattgtaacagGACTGAGAAATAGCtctggtaaagcacttgtctagaatgtacaaggccctgggttcaccagtgccacacacaaaaaaatgtaacaGATGGACTTTTAAATGTGGAGGGACCAGAcctgttggcacacacctgtaattccagtggctggggagactaaggcaggaggatcccaagttcaaagccagcctcagcaacttagtgagaccctaagcaagttaaccaaaccctgtctcaaaataaaaaaataaaaatggctagggatatggctcagtgattaagcaccctgggttcaatccctggtaccaaaaaaaaaaaaaaagaagaagaagaagaagaaggtggaGAGAGGCTGCTAATTGAGGCAGTGAGTTCCCCACCACCAGAGGAATAGAATAAGGCTAAAAGTCatagactggggatgtagctccttggtagaatgcttgcctaacttGAGCTAAGGCTTGGTTTGACCCCTAGCACcacaaaggaacaaaaaagaagTTGTAAGGGGAGGTCCTGCATTGGCTAGAGGTTAAAGAGGAAGGTTTTTGGCCCTTTGGGTTGCTGAACAAACTTGTGTTTCTCTGCCCCCCACTCCCTTTCCTTATTGGTGCTTCCTGGGACCAGGCCAGCCATGTGACTGTCTCCCTCCCCTGCGGGCAGCAGCTGAGCAGCTTCGGCAGAAGGATCTGAGGATTTCCGAGCTGCAAGCTGATCTCCGtcgcccacccccagcccctgcccagccccctgAACCTGAGGCCCTGCCTACTATCTATGTCATTACCCCCACCTACGCCAGGTATGGGCTTTGGTTTACCCAAGAGGGTTCCTTCAACCAAGAAATTGGAGTTGATGATGAATTTGGGGAGGTACTGGGCTAGAGGAATGTTACTTTAAAGTAGAGCATGCCAAATGCGTGGATAAAGGAACCATATCTTTACTCAAAAGATCTGTGGGAAAATGGttgtttttctattaaaatagatAAGAACACACTAGGACACAGATTATAAAATTCCTTCTAATTTATAAGACACAAATACaaagtttcaaataaattttgagcTTGCAAATGAACTAACTCTTCTTGGTGATCCGATGGTGGAGACTAAACTAAAGAAGAGTGATTAAACTAAAGAagagtgctgggaatgtagctcagtgacagagctctTGGCTAGTATGATCTAAGGCCGTGGGTTTGATTTtctgcatcacataaaaatgtagGAAGAGGCTGAACAGTAACACTAGTCTAGAGATGGTTCCACAAGCTGTTGTTTACAGTGTGTTGCTCtttaccaggcactgtgctgaatGCTTTACATTGCTTTGTTTTAAATCAAAAATGTAGTTTTTCTACTGATAAAACCAATTTTGGAATGTGGTTTTGTATCTGTAGCCAAGAGGGCCTGTTAAACATGCCTCCCTGGAATCAAATGGTTGACCCCTCTAGGCACAGGTGGCTCTAGAGGCCATCTTCACACACACCACCAACCTTGGGAAACGCAGACAGATCTGAATGATATAGAAGCTCAGAAGAGGCTGAACCTCACATTCCCAATGCCTTCTCTAAAATCGAATcaatctttcttccttccctgaaGAGTAATGAGCCAAAGGGCTCCTCTAAAATTCCACTCCCTGGAAACCCAGCACAGAAGGAAAAGACCCTGGTCTACTGgtgttttaaaaagtcattatctTGGGCTGGAAAAGAGCTCAgctgatagagtgtttgccttgcatgcataaggtggtgggttcaatccccaacaccaccacaagaaaaaaaatgtcatgatcTTAGCTGGTTATGGTAGCACAAGCTTAAAATGCCatgcaactccagaggctgaggcaggatgatcacaagttaaagcccaacctcagcaacttagtgaggtcctaatcaactgtcagaccctgtctcaaaaaaacaaaagccaaaaaggTCATTATCTTCTTTACATTTTAGAACAAcagtattcccattttacaacTGAATAAATTTGAGGCTCAGATAGAGCAATTTCCGTGGTGTCTCACTTAAGTTGCTAAGCTGATATTCCAACCCAGTCTGATGCCAAAGACTATACCCTTAATTTTTATAGTCCCCCAGCTAGAGTTCTGGAGGTGAGTGGGTGACCAATATGGACTGGAAGGACAGGGCAGGTGAATGTCCACATGGAGCTGACAGTCAAGAAAGAGGGAGTTGGGAAAAGCCAGGGGAGAGGCCAGCAAGAGAAGCTTATCTGTTGCTGTCCTGGCTGAAGTGGGCCAACAGTACCTGCCCCTTTCCTTCCTGCATTTTTCCCCTGCAGGCTGGTGCAGAAGGCAGAACTGGTGAGGCTGTCCCAGACCCTGAGCCTGGTTCCCCGGCTGCACTGGTTGTTGGTGGAGGACTCCGATGGCCCTACCCCGCTGGTTTCGGGGCTGCTGTCTGCCTCTGGCCTCCTCTTCACACACCTGGCCGTCCTTACCCCCAAGGCCCAGCGGCTTCGGGAAGGCGAGCCAGGCTGGGTTCGCCCCCGTGGTGTAGAGCAGCGGAACAAGGCCCTGGAGTGGCTTCGGGGCAGAGGGGGCGCCGTGGGGGGGGAGAAGGACCCACCGCCACCAGGGACCCAGGGAGTCGTGTACTTTGCTGATGATGACAACACCTATAGCCGGGAGCTCTTTGAGGAGGTGAGCactgggatggggatggggaaggAGACCAACCAGGTGGCACCAACTTCATCGATTTCCTTGATTACCAGTGTTGCTGTAGGCTGCTGGGTGAGGAGCAGGAAGCAGTGGGGCGGAGTGAGCCAAGTGGTTCTTTCTGTTTCCCCTTGGCTACCTGTTCTCTGTTTCTTCTCTCCTGACCTCTGTTAGATGCGCTGGACTCGTGGTGTCTCAGTGTGGCCCGTGGGGCTGGTGGGCGGTCTGCGATTCGAGGGCCCTCGGGTACAGGACGGCCGGGTTGTGGGCTTCCACACAGCATGGGAGCCCAACAGGCCCTTCCCCGTGGATATGGCGGGATTTGCTGTTGCTCTGCCCTTGCTGTTGGCTAAGCCTAGTGCCCAGTTTGATGCTACTGCTCCCCGAGGACACCTGGAGAGCAGTCTTCTGAGCCATCTAGTGGATCCCAAGGACTTAGAGCCACGGGCTGCCAATTGCACTCGGGTAAGGGGGTGGAGGTAGGCACAGAAACTTGGCTGTGGGATGGATAGGATGGGAAAAGTGGGGTGAAATCATGGGAATGGGTGTTTGAACAAGGAGAGAACTTAACAGCTCTCTAATCGACCTTGCTTACTCTAATGAAGGGGCAGCTGGGAGCCAGGGAGGGACAGTGGTCTTCTGCTATACATCTCCCACAATCCTGGTAACCTATGTGGCACAGAAAGGGTTAAGGGACAAAGCCCCATTTTAGAGGCATGAAAGtcagccccattcccagcccttcacATTTTGCAGACAACACTGTGAAGGTAGAGGAGTCAGAGAATCCATTCTACCCGGATGGCCCCAGAGGCCAAGCCACAGCTAGATCCAGCTCTAACTGAAACCCTCCCATACAGGTACTGGTGTGGCATACACGGACAGAGAAACCCAagatgaagcaggaggagcagctACAGCGGCAGGGCCGGGGCTCAGACCCTGCCATTGAGGTGTGATGGCAGCCCCACCCTGACTTCCACCTATTTTAGGCACAGACCTTGTGGGACTGGGCACATGGCCTGCCCAGGATGTGGTTTTCCAAATCCTGACCCCTGAGAGCCAGAGGCAGCCCCTCCAGCCCTAGGGCATGGCCCAGCTGCTCCTCCCCTCCTTCAGCCTGCCATGTGGCACTGCCCACAAGGCTGGGGACAAGCGGCCCTTGTGTTGAGCCAGGTCAGCCCTGTCTGGGGTGGAGCAAAAGGACAGATGGACTTGGGAGGGAGGGTGGCTAAGGAACTGGGTAACTTATTGGGGCTGGGTATGCACTCGGGGGCTGAAGGAGCTGGGCTGGACCCTCCCCACTTGAGCATGCGGACCCCCCTCCTACCTCCAGAATAAAGAATCTCAACCTGGTGgggcctcttgtttttctttacttGGCACATCTCATCCTGTTCTTTCTCATCCTTAGAGAAGTGGGTACCTGTTCCTACAGGCCAAGCCATGGTCAGGGTCAGAAATTTGGTGTACTGACTTCTCCTTCAGACAGAAATCAATTCTTTCAGGGCTCTTAGCCCCCTAATAAGAAAGATAAGTAGCTTCCATCCAAAAGCTTTATTAAATCTATATATCCAAAGCAGTCTCCAGTCTTCCTGTGTCACTTTCCTGTCATCCTGTTCTTTTCTGATGGCTGGTGATTCTTGCTTCAATGGCTAGGCCCTAGGACACCTGGTTTTCTCCCTCACCCTACTCTAGCTTGCTGACTATACTTAACACCTCTTATTCCAGGACCCTACCTGAAGCCCTGGTAAGGAGTTGTGAATTTTCCACACTTGTCCATCTATCtgtccctcttccccttccccaacCCCTATCCCAACTCCTTGGGAGGTGCCTCTTCTGGTGGGGTTTTCTCAGGTGCTGCTCTGTGGGCAACCCCTCCCTGTAGCCATGCTGTTTTCAGCCCACCAGGAAACAGATAGCCCTGGGTCTCTTCTTCTGCATCGATGACCCCTCTAAGCCCCTCCAGCGCTGTCTGCAGGTACCGCAGGCCAAGGAGTACCAGAGCCTGTGGGAAAGCCAGGGAAAAGAGTGGGCCAATGCTTCCTAGGACAGTTGGAGACACAGTGGAGTCCCAGCTGGAAGGAGGCCCTGGACACTGTGCTAACTCACCTGCAGCAAGAAGGTGACAGCCAGCATGCTTCCCAGTGTGCTTGCCAAGCTCTGCAGGTGGCCCAGCAACACCTGGTGACACCCTTGGGCCCAGAGGTTTAGGTTGGGCTGTTGGGGATCGAAGAGAGGGTGGGCATAGGGGTCTGAGAGTTGGCTTTGCAGGCAAGGCCGGGGGGAGTGGGGGTTGCAGCAGGAAAAGGGAACCCCATCTGTCAGGTACAGGCCTTCCACATTACTCTGGATTCGGCTGCAAGAGGAGGGGGCAGGAGTGTTAGGATGTCTACAGACAGGCCTGTAGGAAAACTGAGGGCCGCAGGggttgagaagagaaaaaagatagtAAAACATTTACCATCTGCTTTACTATGCGCCAGGCATGCATAATTCATTTATCTTCACCACAACTCTAAGATAGGTACCTGTCTATAAGACGGGTACTGTTAGATGagttttacagatgagtaaatgGGTCCAGAGTACTTTGGCAACATAC
It includes:
- the B3gat3 gene encoding galactosylgalactosylxylosylprotein 3-beta-glucuronosyltransferase 3, coding for MKLKLKNVFLAYFLVSIAGLLYALVQLGQPCDCLPPLRAAAEQLRQKDLRISELQADLRRPPPAPAQPPEPEALPTIYVITPTYARLVQKAELVRLSQTLSLVPRLHWLLVEDSDGPTPLVSGLLSASGLLFTHLAVLTPKAQRLREGEPGWVRPRGVEQRNKALEWLRGRGGAVGGEKDPPPPGTQGVVYFADDDNTYSRELFEEMRWTRGVSVWPVGLVGGLRFEGPRVQDGRVVGFHTAWEPNRPFPVDMAGFAVALPLLLAKPSAQFDATAPRGHLESSLLSHLVDPKDLEPRAANCTRVLVWHTRTEKPKMKQEEQLQRQGRGSDPAIEV